Proteins encoded within one genomic window of Ailuropoda melanoleuca isolate Jingjing chromosome 16, ASM200744v2, whole genome shotgun sequence:
- the LOC100484930 gene encoding splicing factor 1 isoform X10 — translation MVALNPDFKPPADYKPPATRVSDKVMIPQDEYPEINFVGLLIGPRGNTLKNIEKECNAKIMIRGKGSVKEGKVGRKDGQMLPGEDEPLHALVTANTMENVKKAVEQIRNILKQGIETPEDQNDLRKMQLRELARLNGTLREDDNRILRPWQSSETRSITNTTVCTKCGGAGHIASDCKFQRPGDPQSAQDKARMDKEYLSLMAELGEAPVPASVGSTSGPAATPLASAPRPAAPANNPPPPSLMSTTQSRPPWMNSGPSESRPYHGMHGGGPGGPGGGPHSFPHPLPSLTGGHGGHPMQHNPNGPPPPWMQPPPPPMNQGPHPPGHHGPPPMDQYLGSTPVGSGVYRLHQGKGMMPPPPMGMMPPPPPPPSGQPPPPPSGPLPPWQQQQQQPPPPPPPSSSMASSTPLPWQQNTTTTTTSAGTGSIPPWQQQQAAAAASPGAPQMQGNPTMVPLPPGVQPPLPPGAPPPPPPPPPGSAGMMYAPPPPPPPPMDPSNFVTMMGMGVAGMPPFGMPPAPPPPPPQN, via the exons ATGGTTGCCCTCAACCCTGATTTCAAGCCGCCTGCAGATTACAA acctCCAGCAACACGGGTGAGCGATAAAGTAATGATTCCACAAGATGAGTATCCAGAAATCAACTTTGTGGGGCTGCTGATTGGGCCAAG AGGGAACACCTTGAAGAACATAGAGAAGGAGTGTAATGCCAAGATTATGATCCGGGGGAAGGGGTCTGTCAAAGAAGGGAAAGTTGGCCGCAAAGATGGCCAGATGCTGCCAGGAGAAGATGAGCCACTTCATGCCCTAGTTACTGCCAACACCATGGAGAATGTGAAGAAAGCTGTGGAACAG ATAAGAAACATCCTGAAGCAGGGTATTGAGACCCCTGAGGACCAGAATGATCTACGGAAGATGCAGCTTCGGGAGTTGGCTCGCTTGAATGGGACCCTTCGGGAAGATGATAACAG GATCTTAAGACCCTGGCAGAGCTCGGAGACACGCAGCATTACCAATACCACAGTGTGTACCAAGTGTGGAGGGGCTGGACACATTGCTTCCGATTGCAAATTCCAAAG GCCTGGTGACCCCCAGTCAGCTCAGGATAAAGCACGGATGGATAAGGAATATTTGTCCCTCATGGCTGAACTGGGCGAAGCGCCTGTGCCGGCATCTGTGGGCTCCACCTCTGGGCCCGCCGCCACGCCCCTGGCCAGCGCACCTCGGCCTGCTGCTCCCGCCAACAACCCACCTCCACCG TCTCTCATGTCCACCACCCAGAGCCGCCCACCTTGGATGAATTCAGGCCCTTCAGAGAGTCGGCCCTACCATGGCATGCACGGAGGTGGTCCTGGTGGGCCTGGAGGTGGCCCCCACAGCTTCCCACACCCATTACCCAGCCTGACAGGTGGGCATGGTGGACATCCCATGCAGCACAACCCTAACGGACCCCCACCCCCTTGGATGCAGCCGCCACCACCACCGATGAACCAGGGCCCCCACCCACCTGGGCATCATGGCCCTCCTCCAATGG ATCAGTACCTGGGAAGTACGCCTGTGGGCTCTGGGGTCTATCGCCTGCATCAAGGAAAAG GTATGATGCCACCGCCGCCTATGGGCATgatgccgccgccgccgccgcctcccagtgggcagcccccgccccctccctctggTCCTCTTCCCCcatggcagcagcagcagcagcagcctccgCCACCCCCTCCGCCCAGCAGCAGTATGGCTTCCAGTACCCCCTTGCCATGGCAGCAAA ATACGACGACTACCACCACGAGCGCTGGCACAGGGTCCATCCCGCCATGGCAACAGCAGCAGGCGGCTGCCGCAGCTTCTCCAGGAGCCCCTCAGATGCAAGGCAACCCCACTATGGTGCCCCTGCCCCCCGGGGTCCAGCCGCCTCTGCCGCCCggggcccctccccctccgccgCCTCCGCCACCTGGTTCCGCCGGCATGATGTatgccccgccccctcctcctccgcctCCCATGGACCCTTCTAACTTTGTCACCATGATGGGCATGGGGGTGGCGGGCATGCCGCCCTTCGGGATGCCTCCAGCTCCCCCACCGCCTCCACCACAGAACTAG
- the LOC100484930 gene encoding splicing factor 1 isoform X1 translates to MATGANATPLDFPSKKRKRSRWNQDTMEQKTVIPGMPTVIPPGLTREQERAYIVQLQIEDLTRKLRTGDLGIPPNPEDRSPSPEPIYNSEGKRLNTREFRTRKKLEEERHNLITEMVALNPDFKPPADYKPPATRVSDKVMIPQDEYPEINFVGLLIGPRGNTLKNIEKECNAKIMIRGKGSVKEGKVGRKDGQMLPGEDEPLHALVTANTMENVKKAVEQIRNILKQGIETPEDQNDLRKMQLRELARLNGTLREDDNRILRPWQSSETRSITNTTVCTKCGGAGHIASDCKFQRPGDPQSAQDKARMDKEYLSLMAELGEAPVPASVGSTSGPAATPLASAPRPAAPANNPPPPSLMSTTQSRPPWMNSGPSESRPYHGMHGGGPGGPGGGPHSFPHPLPSLTGGHGGHPMQHNPNGPPPPWMQPPPPPMNQGPHPPGHHGPPPMDQYLGSTPVGSGVYRLHQGKGMMPPPPMGMMPPPPPPPSGQPPPPPSGPLPPWQQQQQQPPPPPPPSSSMASSTPLPWQQNTTTTTTSAGTGSIPPWQQQQAAAAASPGAPQMQGNPTMVPLPPGVQPPLPPGAPPPPPPPPPGSAGMMYAPPPPPPPPMDPSNFVTMMGMGVAGMPPFGMPPAPPPPPPQN, encoded by the exons ATGGCGACCGGAGCGAACGCCACGCCGCTGG ACTTCCCAAGTAAGAAGCGGAAGAGGAGCCGCTGGAACCAAGATACAATGGAACAGAAGACGGTGATTCCAGGAATGCCTACGGTCATCCCCCCTGGACTGACTCGGGAACAAGAAAGAGCTTATATAG TGCAACTGCAGATAGAAGACCTGACTCGTAAACTGCGCACAGGAGACCTGGGCATCCCCCCTAACCCTGAGGACAG GTCCCCTTCCCCTGAGCCCATCTACAATAGCGAGGGGAAGAGGCTTAACACCCGCGAGTTCCGCACCCGCAAAAAGCTTGAAGAGGAGCGGCACAACCTCATCACGGAGATGGTTGCCCTCAACCCTGATTTCAAGCCGCCTGCAGATTACAA acctCCAGCAACACGGGTGAGCGATAAAGTAATGATTCCACAAGATGAGTATCCAGAAATCAACTTTGTGGGGCTGCTGATTGGGCCAAG AGGGAACACCTTGAAGAACATAGAGAAGGAGTGTAATGCCAAGATTATGATCCGGGGGAAGGGGTCTGTCAAAGAAGGGAAAGTTGGCCGCAAAGATGGCCAGATGCTGCCAGGAGAAGATGAGCCACTTCATGCCCTAGTTACTGCCAACACCATGGAGAATGTGAAGAAAGCTGTGGAACAG ATAAGAAACATCCTGAAGCAGGGTATTGAGACCCCTGAGGACCAGAATGATCTACGGAAGATGCAGCTTCGGGAGTTGGCTCGCTTGAATGGGACCCTTCGGGAAGATGATAACAG GATCTTAAGACCCTGGCAGAGCTCGGAGACACGCAGCATTACCAATACCACAGTGTGTACCAAGTGTGGAGGGGCTGGACACATTGCTTCCGATTGCAAATTCCAAAG GCCTGGTGACCCCCAGTCAGCTCAGGATAAAGCACGGATGGATAAGGAATATTTGTCCCTCATGGCTGAACTGGGCGAAGCGCCTGTGCCGGCATCTGTGGGCTCCACCTCTGGGCCCGCCGCCACGCCCCTGGCCAGCGCACCTCGGCCTGCTGCTCCCGCCAACAACCCACCTCCACCG TCTCTCATGTCCACCACCCAGAGCCGCCCACCTTGGATGAATTCAGGCCCTTCAGAGAGTCGGCCCTACCATGGCATGCACGGAGGTGGTCCTGGTGGGCCTGGAGGTGGCCCCCACAGCTTCCCACACCCATTACCCAGCCTGACAGGTGGGCATGGTGGACATCCCATGCAGCACAACCCTAACGGACCCCCACCCCCTTGGATGCAGCCGCCACCACCACCGATGAACCAGGGCCCCCACCCACCTGGGCATCATGGCCCTCCTCCAATGG ATCAGTACCTGGGAAGTACGCCTGTGGGCTCTGGGGTCTATCGCCTGCATCAAGGAAAAG GTATGATGCCACCGCCGCCTATGGGCATgatgccgccgccgccgccgcctcccagtgggcagcccccgccccctccctctggTCCTCTTCCCCcatggcagcagcagcagcagcagcctccgCCACCCCCTCCGCCCAGCAGCAGTATGGCTTCCAGTACCCCCTTGCCATGGCAGCAAA ATACGACGACTACCACCACGAGCGCTGGCACAGGGTCCATCCCGCCATGGCAACAGCAGCAGGCGGCTGCCGCAGCTTCTCCAGGAGCCCCTCAGATGCAAGGCAACCCCACTATGGTGCCCCTGCCCCCCGGGGTCCAGCCGCCTCTGCCGCCCggggcccctccccctccgccgCCTCCGCCACCTGGTTCCGCCGGCATGATGTatgccccgccccctcctcctccgcctCCCATGGACCCTTCTAACTTTGTCACCATGATGGGCATGGGGGTGGCGGGCATGCCGCCCTTCGGGATGCCTCCAGCTCCCCCACCGCCTCCACCACAGAACTAG
- the LOC100484930 gene encoding splicing factor 1 isoform X5 codes for MATGANATPLDFPSKKRKRSRWNQDTMEQKTVIPGMPTVIPPGLTREQERAYIVQLQIEDLTRKLRTGDLGIPPNPEDRSPSPEPIYNSEGKRLNTREFRTRKKLEEERHNLITEMVALNPDFKPPADYKPPATRVSDKVMIPQDEYPEINFVGLLIGPRGNTLKNIEKECNAKIMIRGKGSVKEGKVGRKDGQMLPGEDEPLHALVTANTMENVKKAVEQIRNILKQGIETPEDQNDLRKMQLRELARLNGTLREDDNRILRPWQSSETRSITNTTVCTKCGGAGHIASDCKFQRPGDPQSAQDKARMDKEYLSLMAELGEAPVPASVGSTSGPAATPLASAPRPAAPANNPPPPSLMSTTQSRPPWMNSGPSESRPYHGMHGGGPGGPGGGPHSFPHPLPSLTGGHGGHPMQHNPNGPPPPWMQPPPPPMNQGPHPPGHHGPPPMVPGKYACGLWGLSPASRKRYDATAAYGHDAAAAAASQWAAPAPSLWSSSPMAAAAAAASATPSAQQQYGFQYPLAMAAKYDDYHHERWHRVHPAMATAAGGCRSFSRSPSDARQPHYGAPAPRGPAASAARGPSPSAASATWFRRHDVCPAPSSSASHGPF; via the exons ATGGCGACCGGAGCGAACGCCACGCCGCTGG ACTTCCCAAGTAAGAAGCGGAAGAGGAGCCGCTGGAACCAAGATACAATGGAACAGAAGACGGTGATTCCAGGAATGCCTACGGTCATCCCCCCTGGACTGACTCGGGAACAAGAAAGAGCTTATATAG TGCAACTGCAGATAGAAGACCTGACTCGTAAACTGCGCACAGGAGACCTGGGCATCCCCCCTAACCCTGAGGACAG GTCCCCTTCCCCTGAGCCCATCTACAATAGCGAGGGGAAGAGGCTTAACACCCGCGAGTTCCGCACCCGCAAAAAGCTTGAAGAGGAGCGGCACAACCTCATCACGGAGATGGTTGCCCTCAACCCTGATTTCAAGCCGCCTGCAGATTACAA acctCCAGCAACACGGGTGAGCGATAAAGTAATGATTCCACAAGATGAGTATCCAGAAATCAACTTTGTGGGGCTGCTGATTGGGCCAAG AGGGAACACCTTGAAGAACATAGAGAAGGAGTGTAATGCCAAGATTATGATCCGGGGGAAGGGGTCTGTCAAAGAAGGGAAAGTTGGCCGCAAAGATGGCCAGATGCTGCCAGGAGAAGATGAGCCACTTCATGCCCTAGTTACTGCCAACACCATGGAGAATGTGAAGAAAGCTGTGGAACAG ATAAGAAACATCCTGAAGCAGGGTATTGAGACCCCTGAGGACCAGAATGATCTACGGAAGATGCAGCTTCGGGAGTTGGCTCGCTTGAATGGGACCCTTCGGGAAGATGATAACAG GATCTTAAGACCCTGGCAGAGCTCGGAGACACGCAGCATTACCAATACCACAGTGTGTACCAAGTGTGGAGGGGCTGGACACATTGCTTCCGATTGCAAATTCCAAAG GCCTGGTGACCCCCAGTCAGCTCAGGATAAAGCACGGATGGATAAGGAATATTTGTCCCTCATGGCTGAACTGGGCGAAGCGCCTGTGCCGGCATCTGTGGGCTCCACCTCTGGGCCCGCCGCCACGCCCCTGGCCAGCGCACCTCGGCCTGCTGCTCCCGCCAACAACCCACCTCCACCG TCTCTCATGTCCACCACCCAGAGCCGCCCACCTTGGATGAATTCAGGCCCTTCAGAGAGTCGGCCCTACCATGGCATGCACGGAGGTGGTCCTGGTGGGCCTGGAGGTGGCCCCCACAGCTTCCCACACCCATTACCCAGCCTGACAGGTGGGCATGGTGGACATCCCATGCAGCACAACCCTAACGGACCCCCACCCCCTTGGATGCAGCCGCCACCACCACCGATGAACCAGGGCCCCCACCCACCTGGGCATCATGGCCCTCCTCCAATGG TACCTGGGAAGTACGCCTGTGGGCTCTGGGGTCTATCGCCTGCATCAAGGAAAAG GTATGATGCCACCGCCGCCTATGGGCATgatgccgccgccgccgccgcctcccagtgggcagcccccgccccctccctctggTCCTCTTCCCCcatggcagcagcagcagcagcagcctccgCCACCCCCTCCGCCCAGCAGCAGTATGGCTTCCAGTACCCCCTTGCCATGGCAGCAAA ATACGACGACTACCACCACGAGCGCTGGCACAGGGTCCATCCCGCCATGGCAACAGCAGCAGGCGGCTGCCGCAGCTTCTCCAGGAGCCCCTCAGATGCAAGGCAACCCCACTATGGTGCCCCTGCCCCCCGGGGTCCAGCCGCCTCTGCCGCCCggggcccctccccctccgccgCCTCCGCCACCTGGTTCCGCCGGCATGATGTatgccccgccccctcctcctccgcctCCCATGGACCCTTCTAA
- the LOC100484930 gene encoding splicing factor 1 isoform X4 codes for MATGANATPLDFPSKKRKRSRWNQDTMEQKTVIPGMPTVIPPGLTREQERAYIVQLQIEDLTRKLRTGDLGIPPNPEDRSPSPEPIYNSEGKRLNTREFRTRKKLEEERHNLITEMVALNPDFKPPADYKPPATRVSDKVMIPQDEYPEINFVGLLIGPRGNTLKNIEKECNAKIMIRGKGSVKEGKVGRKDGQMLPGEDEPLHALVTANTMENVKKAVEQIRNILKQGIETPEDQNDLRKMQLRELARLNGTLREDDNRILRPWQSSETRSITNTTVCTKCGGAGHIASDCKFQRPGDPQSAQDKARMDKEYLSLMAELGEAPVPASVGSTSGPAATPLASAPRPAAPANNPPPPSLMSTTQSRPPWMNSGPSESRPYHGMHGGGPGGPGGGPHSFPHPLPSLTGGHGGHPMQHNPNGPPPPWMQPPPPPMNQGPHPPGHHGPPPMGKSVPGKYACGLWGLSPASRKRYDATAAYGHDAAAAAASQWAAPAPSLWSSSPMAAAAAAASATPSAQQQYGFQYPLAMAAKYDDYHHERWHRVHPAMATAAGGCRSFSRSPSDARQPHYGAPAPRGPAASAARGPSPSAASATWFRRHDVCPAPSSSASHGPF; via the exons ATGGCGACCGGAGCGAACGCCACGCCGCTGG ACTTCCCAAGTAAGAAGCGGAAGAGGAGCCGCTGGAACCAAGATACAATGGAACAGAAGACGGTGATTCCAGGAATGCCTACGGTCATCCCCCCTGGACTGACTCGGGAACAAGAAAGAGCTTATATAG TGCAACTGCAGATAGAAGACCTGACTCGTAAACTGCGCACAGGAGACCTGGGCATCCCCCCTAACCCTGAGGACAG GTCCCCTTCCCCTGAGCCCATCTACAATAGCGAGGGGAAGAGGCTTAACACCCGCGAGTTCCGCACCCGCAAAAAGCTTGAAGAGGAGCGGCACAACCTCATCACGGAGATGGTTGCCCTCAACCCTGATTTCAAGCCGCCTGCAGATTACAA acctCCAGCAACACGGGTGAGCGATAAAGTAATGATTCCACAAGATGAGTATCCAGAAATCAACTTTGTGGGGCTGCTGATTGGGCCAAG AGGGAACACCTTGAAGAACATAGAGAAGGAGTGTAATGCCAAGATTATGATCCGGGGGAAGGGGTCTGTCAAAGAAGGGAAAGTTGGCCGCAAAGATGGCCAGATGCTGCCAGGAGAAGATGAGCCACTTCATGCCCTAGTTACTGCCAACACCATGGAGAATGTGAAGAAAGCTGTGGAACAG ATAAGAAACATCCTGAAGCAGGGTATTGAGACCCCTGAGGACCAGAATGATCTACGGAAGATGCAGCTTCGGGAGTTGGCTCGCTTGAATGGGACCCTTCGGGAAGATGATAACAG GATCTTAAGACCCTGGCAGAGCTCGGAGACACGCAGCATTACCAATACCACAGTGTGTACCAAGTGTGGAGGGGCTGGACACATTGCTTCCGATTGCAAATTCCAAAG GCCTGGTGACCCCCAGTCAGCTCAGGATAAAGCACGGATGGATAAGGAATATTTGTCCCTCATGGCTGAACTGGGCGAAGCGCCTGTGCCGGCATCTGTGGGCTCCACCTCTGGGCCCGCCGCCACGCCCCTGGCCAGCGCACCTCGGCCTGCTGCTCCCGCCAACAACCCACCTCCACCG TCTCTCATGTCCACCACCCAGAGCCGCCCACCTTGGATGAATTCAGGCCCTTCAGAGAGTCGGCCCTACCATGGCATGCACGGAGGTGGTCCTGGTGGGCCTGGAGGTGGCCCCCACAGCTTCCCACACCCATTACCCAGCCTGACAGGTGGGCATGGTGGACATCCCATGCAGCACAACCCTAACGGACCCCCACCCCCTTGGATGCAGCCGCCACCACCACCGATGAACCAGGGCCCCCACCCACCTGGGCATCATGGCCCTCCTCCAATGGGTAA ATCAGTACCTGGGAAGTACGCCTGTGGGCTCTGGGGTCTATCGCCTGCATCAAGGAAAAG GTATGATGCCACCGCCGCCTATGGGCATgatgccgccgccgccgccgcctcccagtgggcagcccccgccccctccctctggTCCTCTTCCCCcatggcagcagcagcagcagcagcctccgCCACCCCCTCCGCCCAGCAGCAGTATGGCTTCCAGTACCCCCTTGCCATGGCAGCAAA ATACGACGACTACCACCACGAGCGCTGGCACAGGGTCCATCCCGCCATGGCAACAGCAGCAGGCGGCTGCCGCAGCTTCTCCAGGAGCCCCTCAGATGCAAGGCAACCCCACTATGGTGCCCCTGCCCCCCGGGGTCCAGCCGCCTCTGCCGCCCggggcccctccccctccgccgCCTCCGCCACCTGGTTCCGCCGGCATGATGTatgccccgccccctcctcctccgcctCCCATGGACCCTTCTAA